One part of the Synergistaceae bacterium genome encodes these proteins:
- a CDS encoding transketolase produces MALPNIHKYPSDKLTPEQITALETSAKRARITALTMVSAAKSGHPGGAFSSMEMFMTVYGVADLTPENCSTTARDYVVISHGHTSAGVYATLAEWGFVDREEAMAHFRQCGSVFQGHVEREIPGIDLGTGNLGQGLSAGVGFALAQKANNHHGRVYVLMGDGGQTKGQIAEARRMAVRQNLTGLTALIDWNDIQLSGTRQEILPCDIRALWEADGWEAVEVDGHSFAALYEALRNAGKNGKPTVLLCKTVMGKDGLIMEGIPDYHGKPVSNDDYAKIVAHLGGEPDTLAKALERRKNPPTFAGRKIDFPPAPNIDTGTPFDYEGEKVSDNRGAFGKALADVGKRNYKKEGRTPILVFDCDLSPSVMTGAFKKECPDNFIQSGIQEHSVATASGTASLAGVVSVWAEFGVFGVDEVYNQQRLNDINRTGNKTVLTHVGLDVGEDGKTHQCIDYVGLMRNMFGWKLVVPVDPNQTDRATRWMLKTPGDICMAVGRSKIDGLKYYTGSYGFTYGKADKLRDGKDGAIFALGYMAQIALKAADILASKGVEVSVYGVSCPLEPDMSAINEAVKTGHIMTVEDHNANTGMGAVMVLESVRKGIALPKIQTLGVNHYGESGNSDSVRAEMGLSAEKIAESFMKGR; encoded by the coding sequence ATGGCATTACCCAATATCCACAAATACCCGTCAGATAAATTAACGCCCGAACAGATAACAGCCCTCGAAACATCAGCAAAGAGAGCGAGAATTACAGCCCTCACAATGGTAAGCGCGGCAAAGTCAGGACACCCCGGCGGAGCGTTCTCAAGCATGGAGATGTTCATGACAGTATACGGAGTCGCCGACCTTACGCCGGAAAATTGCAGCACTACAGCGCGTGATTATGTCGTAATCTCTCACGGCCACACGTCAGCAGGAGTCTACGCAACGTTAGCGGAATGGGGATTCGTTGACCGTGAAGAGGCAATGGCGCATTTCAGGCAGTGCGGCTCAGTTTTTCAGGGACATGTTGAGCGCGAAATTCCCGGAATCGATTTAGGCACCGGGAATTTAGGACAGGGACTCTCAGCGGGAGTCGGATTCGCGCTCGCACAGAAGGCAAATAATCATCATGGCCGCGTGTATGTTCTCATGGGCGATGGAGGACAGACAAAGGGACAAATCGCAGAAGCCCGGCGCATGGCAGTGCGTCAGAATCTCACGGGCTTAACGGCTCTCATCGACTGGAACGACATACAGCTTTCGGGAACACGTCAGGAAATTTTGCCGTGTGATATTCGCGCATTGTGGGAGGCTGACGGCTGGGAGGCTGTAGAGGTTGACGGGCATTCATTCGCGGCACTCTATGAGGCTCTCAGGAACGCGGGCAAAAACGGAAAACCCACCGTGCTTTTGTGCAAGACGGTCATGGGCAAAGACGGCCTAATCATGGAAGGAATCCCCGACTATCACGGAAAGCCCGTATCAAATGACGATTACGCGAAAATTGTAGCTCATCTCGGCGGAGAACCTGACACCCTCGCAAAGGCACTCGAACGCAGAAAGAATCCCCCCACATTCGCAGGAAGGAAGATAGATTTTCCCCCCGCGCCGAACATTGACACTGGGACTCCGTTCGATTACGAGGGCGAAAAAGTTTCGGACAACCGCGGCGCATTTGGCAAAGCTCTCGCTGATGTAGGCAAACGCAACTACAAGAAGGAAGGCCGGACTCCGATTCTCGTTTTCGACTGCGATTTATCCCCGTCCGTAATGACAGGAGCCTTCAAGAAGGAATGCCCCGATAATTTCATTCAGAGCGGTATACAGGAACATTCAGTAGCAACAGCTTCGGGAACTGCGAGCCTTGCGGGAGTCGTAAGCGTATGGGCGGAATTTGGCGTTTTCGGCGTTGATGAAGTCTACAACCAGCAGAGGCTCAACGACATTAACCGCACGGGCAACAAGACAGTGCTGACTCATGTCGGGCTTGACGTTGGCGAGGACGGAAAGACTCATCAGTGCATTGATTACGTCGGATTAATGCGTAACATGTTCGGCTGGAAGCTCGTTGTACCTGTTGACCCGAACCAGACAGACAGGGCAACTCGATGGATGCTGAAAACTCCGGGCGATATTTGCATGGCCGTTGGACGCTCAAAGATTGACGGGCTGAAATATTACACGGGCAGTTACGGCTTCACATACGGAAAGGCAGACAAGCTCCGGGACGGCAAAGACGGCGCAATATTCGCGCTCGGTTACATGGCGCAAATCGCACTGAAGGCCGCCGACATTCTCGCGTCAAAAGGAGTCGAGGTTTCTGTTTACGGCGTATCATGCCCGCTTGAGCCGGATATGTCAGCAATCAATGAGGCAGTGAAGACCGGCCACATCATGACGGTTGAAGATCACAACGCAAATACAGGAATGGGTGCGGTGATGGTGCTTGAGTCAGTACGAAAAGGAATCGCACTCCCGAAAATTCAGACACTCGGAGTGAATCATTACGGCGAGTCGGGAAATTCTGACTCAGTGCGCGCTGAAATGGGACTCTCAGCGGAAAAGATAGCTGAGTCGTTCATGAAAGGCAGGTAA
- a CDS encoding class II D-tagatose-bisphosphate aldolase, non-catalytic subunit, with amino-acid sequence MRNPLLDISERRKSGIHAGIPSYCTANELAIEAILEQGKRFDSPILIEGTANQINQYGGYTGMKPQDFRDYVYGIADKVRFDRAKIILGGDHIGPLVWANLPEAEAMSRARELVRLCVMAGFKKIHLDTSMKVADDPAGRLSDDVIAERGAALLEECEKAYQEMRKNNPSEMRPVYVIGSEVPIPGGTQNDEGLTVTSPKDFETTLMTYKRKFEEHGISDRWQDVIAVVVQPGVEFGDRDIHQYCRNDAASLTSTLRKYPGFVFEGHSTDYQPPEKLREMAEDGIAILKVGPALTFALREGLFALSMIERELVPENERANFVETLESAMLENPHNWEKHYHGSELEKHIARKYSYSDRCRYYFSLPEIKSAITKLFANIDSVEIPAGMLSQFLPRQHKRVRDGKLPLKASALVKDCVVALCEDYNYAVSTKIYD; translated from the coding sequence TTGCGGAATCCTTTGCTTGACATCTCAGAACGAAGGAAATCAGGAATCCACGCGGGCATACCGTCATATTGCACCGCAAACGAACTCGCAATAGAGGCAATTTTGGAGCAGGGGAAAAGATTCGACTCTCCGATTCTCATCGAGGGGACAGCGAATCAGATTAACCAGTACGGCGGGTACACAGGAATGAAGCCGCAAGATTTCCGGGATTACGTTTACGGTATTGCGGACAAGGTGAGATTTGACCGGGCAAAAATCATTCTCGGAGGAGATCACATCGGGCCGCTTGTGTGGGCGAATTTGCCGGAGGCTGAAGCTATGAGCCGTGCGCGTGAATTAGTGCGTCTCTGCGTCATGGCCGGGTTCAAGAAGATTCATCTTGACACAAGCATGAAGGTTGCTGATGACCCTGCCGGGCGGCTCTCCGATGACGTTATCGCCGAAAGGGGAGCGGCATTGCTTGAGGAGTGCGAGAAAGCATATCAGGAGATGAGGAAAAATAATCCCAGCGAAATGCGCCCGGTATACGTCATAGGCAGTGAAGTGCCAATCCCCGGCGGGACGCAGAATGACGAGGGACTCACCGTAACAAGCCCGAAAGATTTTGAGACTACACTAATGACCTACAAGCGGAAATTCGAGGAGCATGGAATCTCCGACAGATGGCAGGACGTTATAGCCGTAGTAGTTCAGCCCGGAGTCGAATTTGGCGACAGGGACATTCACCAGTATTGCAGGAATGACGCGGCGAGTCTCACATCTACATTGAGGAAATATCCCGGCTTTGTTTTCGAGGGACATTCAACGGACTATCAGCCCCCCGAAAAATTGCGCGAGATGGCAGAAGACGGAATAGCGATTCTCAAAGTCGGCCCGGCTCTGACGTTCGCATTACGTGAGGGACTTTTCGCACTCAGCATGATTGAGCGTGAGCTAGTCCCGGAAAATGAACGCGCTAATTTTGTTGAGACGTTAGAGTCCGCAATGCTCGAAAATCCGCACAACTGGGAGAAACATTATCACGGCTCAGAATTGGAGAAGCACATTGCGAGGAAGTACAGTTATTCCGACCGTTGCAGATATTATTTCAGCCTACCCGAAATCAAGTCAGCAATCACAAAATTATTCGCCAACATTGACAGTGTAGAAATACCTGCGGGAATGCTGAGTCAATTTTTGCCCCGCCAGCACAAAAGAGTCAGGGACGGAAAATTACCGCTGAAGGCTTCCGCGCTCGTGAAAGATTGCGTAGTAGCTTTGTGCGAGGATTACAATTACGCAGTAAGCACTAAGATTTACGATTGA
- a CDS encoding class II fructose-bisphosphate aldolase codes for MLVKSRELLLDAQRNKYAVGAFNVENMEMVLAVLSAAEETNSPVIMQTTPGTVKYAGADFYFANIRAAARRTRIPVACHLDHGNSLAMAVQALHAGYTSIMIDGSKLPLEENIALTKTVTEICHAVNIPVEAELGRVGGKEDGLDNSQSENPYTDPDEAKIFVEETGCDSLAVAVGTAHGVYKGTPHINFDVLTKIHERVNIPLVLHGTSGVPDDQVIRCVSMGMCKVNYATDLRISYTYGVKKYMKENPGVFDPKKYGAYGMEEVKRYVKERMQVIGSCGRV; via the coding sequence TTGCTTGTGAAATCACGAGAATTATTGCTTGACGCACAGAGAAACAAATACGCCGTAGGAGCTTTCAACGTTGAGAATATGGAGATGGTGTTAGCTGTACTTTCAGCGGCAGAGGAAACAAATTCCCCAGTAATCATGCAGACGACTCCCGGGACAGTGAAATATGCCGGGGCTGATTTCTATTTCGCGAACATAAGAGCCGCCGCAAGACGAACGCGAATCCCCGTAGCCTGTCATTTGGATCACGGCAATTCGCTTGCTATGGCGGTGCAGGCACTTCACGCGGGGTATACATCAATCATGATTGACGGAAGCAAGCTGCCGCTTGAGGAAAATATAGCCCTCACAAAAACAGTAACCGAAATTTGCCACGCCGTTAATATTCCCGTTGAGGCGGAATTAGGCAGGGTAGGCGGAAAAGAAGACGGCCTCGACAATTCACAGTCGGAAAATCCCTACACTGACCCGGACGAGGCAAAAATATTCGTTGAGGAAACCGGGTGCGACTCTCTTGCTGTTGCTGTCGGGACTGCTCACGGAGTCTACAAGGGAACGCCTCACATAAATTTTGACGTTCTCACAAAGATTCATGAGCGCGTTAATATCCCGTTAGTTTTGCACGGCACATCAGGAGTCCCGGACGATCAGGTGATTCGCTGTGTGAGTATGGGAATGTGCAAGGTGAATTACGCGACAGACCTGCGAATCTCATACACATACGGCGTGAAGAAATACATGAAGGAAAATCCCGGAGTATTTGACCCGAAAAAATACGGCGCATACGGAATGGAGGAGGTAAAACGCTACGTGAAAGAAAGAATGCAGGTCATCGGCAGCTGCGGAAGAGTGTGA
- a CDS encoding FGGY-family carbohydrate kinase: MDAKKLILEGKTALGIEFGSTRIKGVLVDYDGHVLASGVHDWENKLVDGVWTYDLEDAEAGLRSCYASLRKDVESKYGVTPATFGAMGVSAMMHGYIALDKDGKQIARFQTWRNTNTTKAADELTELFDFNIPLRWSCAHLYQRILDGESHVKNVASVFTLAAYIHYRLTGAKVIGIGDAAGMFPIDSETHDYDSDMAAKFDALMKKHGHALKLADVFPKVLVAGDNAGKLTEEGAKLLDETGTLKAGVMMCPPEGDAGTGMTATNAVAPGTGNLSAGTSTFAMIVVDKKLKKLHREIDMVTTPSGFPCAMSHANNGTSDLNAWVSLFHEFCGLMGITADMGELYGKLYTHSLTGDKDCGGLLAYGYYSGENVTFINEGRPLFARMPDSKFNLANFMRVNLYTSLGAVKLGMDILLKDEGVRLDRITGHGGLFKTPLVMQKFLAAAVNSPVYVMSTASEGGAWGIALLAAYLADGKSAGKLEDYLNSRVFKDLSGEAVNPDPEEVKGFEEFTRRYVAGLEIEKAAISAMKW; encoded by the coding sequence ATGGACGCAAAGAAATTAATCCTTGAGGGAAAAACCGCATTAGGGATTGAGTTCGGCTCAACGAGAATCAAAGGCGTGTTAGTCGATTATGACGGCCATGTGTTAGCGTCAGGTGTTCACGACTGGGAGAACAAGTTAGTTGACGGCGTATGGACGTATGATCTTGAGGACGCAGAAGCCGGACTCCGTTCGTGCTACGCCTCCCTGCGTAAAGATGTCGAGTCTAAATACGGCGTAACACCCGCGACATTCGGGGCAATGGGAGTCTCCGCGATGATGCACGGATATATAGCCCTCGACAAGGACGGCAAGCAGATAGCCCGCTTCCAGACTTGGCGAAACACTAACACGACAAAGGCCGCTGACGAACTCACAGAATTATTTGACTTCAACATTCCGTTACGATGGTCATGCGCTCACCTGTACCAGAGAATATTAGACGGCGAGTCCCACGTGAAGAATGTCGCCTCCGTTTTCACACTTGCCGCCTACATTCACTACAGGCTGACGGGCGCAAAGGTCATCGGAATCGGAGACGCTGCCGGAATGTTCCCGATTGACTCGGAGACTCACGATTACGACTCGGACATGGCCGCAAAATTTGACGCTCTCATGAAGAAACACGGCCATGCGCTGAAACTCGCTGACGTTTTCCCGAAAGTTTTAGTCGCAGGAGACAACGCCGGAAAACTCACAGAGGAAGGCGCGAAACTCCTCGATGAGACCGGGACTCTCAAAGCCGGGGTGATGATGTGTCCCCCCGAAGGCGACGCAGGTACGGGAATGACCGCAACGAACGCAGTAGCACCCGGAACAGGCAACCTTTCAGCAGGAACAAGCACGTTTGCGATGATAGTTGTCGACAAAAAGCTCAAGAAGTTACACCGCGAGATTGACATGGTAACGACACCTTCAGGATTCCCCTGCGCTATGTCCCACGCCAACAACGGAACGAGCGACCTCAATGCGTGGGTCTCACTCTTTCACGAGTTCTGCGGACTCATGGGGATTACCGCCGACATGGGCGAATTGTACGGGAAACTGTACACTCATTCATTGACGGGCGATAAAGACTGCGGGGGACTCTTGGCATACGGCTATTACTCCGGCGAAAATGTTACGTTCATCAACGAGGGAAGACCCCTTTTCGCGAGAATGCCCGACAGCAAATTCAATCTCGCTAACTTCATGCGCGTGAATCTCTACACGTCATTAGGCGCGGTGAAATTGGGCATGGATATTTTGTTGAAGGACGAGGGAGTCAGGCTCGACAGAATCACCGGGCACGGCGGACTCTTCAAGACACCGTTAGTCATGCAGAAATTTCTTGCGGCTGCGGTAAATTCTCCCGTCTACGTAATGTCAACAGCCAGCGAGGGAGGCGCATGGGGTATCGCGCTTCTTGCGGCGTATCTTGCTGACGGAAAGAGCGCGGGAAAACTTGAGGACTATCTCAACAGCAGAGTGTTCAAAGACTTGTCCGGGGAAGCTGTCAACCCTGACCCGGAAGAAGTGAAAGGCTTTGAGGAATTTACACGGCGTTACGTTGCTGGACTCGAAATCGAGAAGGCAGCAATCAGCGCAATGAAATGGTAA